The sequence ACCTGCACGCCACCAAGTACCCCAACACCGCCATGTCGGCCGAGATGGTCGCCAGCTCCGGGCGCACCGATGTTGCCGCCATCGCATCGCGCAGCTGCGCGACACTCTATGGCCTGGAGGTGCTGGAGTCCAACATCCAGGACTCGGACAACAACTACACACGCTTTGTCGTCATCAGCCGCGAGCCACGCGTCTATCCCGGTGCCAACCGTACCTCGCTCATGATCACCACGGCCAATGAGCCGGGTGCCCTCTATCGCGTGCTCGAGCGCTTCTACGCGCTCAACATCAACCTCATCAAACTCGAGAGCCGCCCCATCCCCGGCCACGACTTTGAGTTTATGTTCTACTTTGATCTGGACTGCCCCTTTGGCAGCAAGGCCCTCGACGACCTGCTCGATTCCATCGACGACGTATGCGAGAGCTTCACCTACTTTGGCAGCTACACGGAGGTGCTCTAGATGACCGATACCGCCGCAACCCGTCCCTACGGCGTACTGGGCCGTGTGCTGGGCCACAGCTACACCCCGACCATCTACAAGGAGCTCGCGGGGCTTGAGTACGTGCGCTTTGAGCGCGAGCCCGAGGACCTCCAGGCCTTTATGACCGGCGACGAATGGGAGGGCACCAACGTGACCATCCCCTACAAGCGCGCCGTCATGGACTACCTGGACGAGTTGAGTCCCCTGGCCGAGCGCATGGGCAACGTCAACACCATCACACGCCTACCTGACGGTCGCCTGCGCGGCGACAACACCGACTACTTTGGTTTTCGGTGCCTGGTCGAGGAGTTGGGCGTTGAGGTTGCCGGCAAGAAGGCCCTCGTGCTCGGTGCCACCGGCGGCGCCGGCACCACGGCAAGTATGGTGCTGGGAGACATGGGCGCCATCGTCGTACCCGTGGGTCGCACGAGCGAAGTCAACTACAGCAACATCGCGCAGCAGTCCGACGCCGCCCTGCTCGTCAACTGCACGCCTGCCGGCATGTTCCCCCACTGCCCCGACGCGCCTTGCACGCTCGAAGGCCTCGATGCGCTCGAGGGCGTCATCGACATTGTCTACAACCCCGCCCGCACGGGCCTGATGCTCGAGGCCGAGCGCCGCGGCATCCCCTGCATCGGCGGCCTGCTTATGCTTGTTGCCCAGGCGGCACAAGCTGTCGAGCGCTATACCGGCAAAGCCACCCCGCGCGAGAGGATCCTGGACGTAACGGAGCGCCTGTCACGCCGCGAACAGAACATCGCGCTGATCGGCATGCCGGGCTCGGGCAAGACCCGCGTGGGCGAGCAGATCGCCCAGCTCACGGGCCGCGAGCACATCGATCTCGATCGCGCCCTCGAGGAGCGCCTGGGCATGCCCTGCGCCGACTTTATCATCAAGTGCGGCGAGGCGGCCTTCCGCGAGCAGGAGACGGCAGCGCTGGCCGACATCTCCAAGCGCAGCGGCTTGGTGCTCTCCACCGGCGGCGGCGTGGTTACGCGCGACGAGAACTACCCTCTGCTGCACCAAAACAGCCAAATCGTGATGCTCAACCGCAAGCTCGACGAGCTCGCCCACAAGGGCCGCCCCATCACCGCGCGCGACGGCATCGACAAGCTGGCCGAGCAGCGTATGCCGCGCTACCGCGCCTGGGCCGACTACATCATCGACTCACGCGACTGCGCCGCCAACACCGCCCATGCCCTCCTCGACACCCTCCCACCCGCTCTCTAACCAAAACCACCACAAAGGGGGCAGGCACCTTTGTGGTGGTTTTTCAACTGCAAAGGAAGCAACCATGAAAGCACTCGTCATTAACGGCCCCAACCTCAACATGCTCGGCATTCGCGAGCCAGGCATCTACGGCAGCGACAACTACGATCGCTTAGTGCAGATCTGCCAGGAAGCGGGTGCCGCACAGGGCTTCGACGAGGTCGAGGTCTTCCAGTCTAACCACGAGGGCAGCATCGTCGACAAGATCCAGGAGGCTTACGGAAAGGTCGACGGCATCGTCATCAACCCGGCCGCCTACACGCACACAAGCGTGGCCATC is a genomic window of Collinsella aerofaciens containing:
- a CDS encoding shikimate kinase translates to MTDTAATRPYGVLGRVLGHSYTPTIYKELAGLEYVRFEREPEDLQAFMTGDEWEGTNVTIPYKRAVMDYLDELSPLAERMGNVNTITRLPDGRLRGDNTDYFGFRCLVEELGVEVAGKKALVLGATGGAGTTASMVLGDMGAIVVPVGRTSEVNYSNIAQQSDAALLVNCTPAGMFPHCPDAPCTLEGLDALEGVIDIVYNPARTGLMLEAERRGIPCIGGLLMLVAQAAQAVERYTGKATPRERILDVTERLSRREQNIALIGMPGSGKTRVGEQIAQLTGREHIDLDRALEERLGMPCADFIIKCGEAAFREQETAALADISKRSGLVLSTGGGVVTRDENYPLLHQNSQIVMLNRKLDELAHKGRPITARDGIDKLAEQRMPRYRAWADYIIDSRDCAANTAHALLDTLPPAL
- the aroQ gene encoding type II 3-dehydroquinate dehydratase encodes the protein MKALVINGPNLNMLGIREPGIYGSDNYDRLVQICQEAGAAQGFDEVEVFQSNHEGSIVDKIQEAYGKVDGIVINPAAYTHTSVAILDALKAVAIPAVEVHISAVETREDFRQVSYARLACFATITGEGLKGYAHALELLKEHLEK